The following proteins come from a genomic window of Kwoniella bestiolae CBS 10118 chromosome 3, complete sequence:
- a CDS encoding calcium/proton exchanger, with protein MPTQETTPLLGSNRAHDGPHTVPFDPIKSSRYLLLGSWINVLLVCVPLSIIAELLHWSAAARFATSFMAIVPLAKLLGDSTEQLSMKLGQTLGGLLNATFGNAVELIVAIAALAQNELRLVQTSLLGSVLSNILLVLGMSFFASSLMTLACITLILPAAYHASNTEDVQSTVKLLLEDGAPDPPDASLRGLLILSRGTSIILLATYLGYLYFQLRTHAQLFEAEQAEDEEAEVASMDQWSAGAWLVIITVITAFCADILVGSIDETAEQWHIPKSIQIAAGMIPLLVIIAWPLQKNLTLFFANFETIVLFVSVMLVNLLLQDGRTNYMEGVMLMSLYLVIALSYLV; from the exons ATGCCGACTCAAGAGACCACACCTCTTCTCGGTAGTAACCGTGCTCATGATGGTCCCCATACTGTCCCATTCGATCCAATCAAGTCTTCAAGGTATCTCCTTCTAGGCTCATGGATCAACGTGCTACTCGTCTGTGTCCCTCTGTCAATCATCG CCGAGCTCCTTCACTGGAGCGCTGCCGCTCGGTTCGCAACATCCTTCATGGCCATCGTACCGCTAGCCAAA CTTCTGGGCGATAGTACAGAGCAACTGTCCATGAAACTCGGTCAAACTCTGGGTGGTCTGCTGAATGCAAC CTTCGGTAACGCCGTCGAATTGATCGTTGCTATCGCAGCTCTCGCTCAAA ACGAACTCCGCTTGGTTCAGACCTCGCTTCTCGGTAGTGTTTTGTCTAATATCCTTTTGGTGCTCGGTATGAGCTTCTTCGC TTCCTCTCTAATGACACTTGCTTGCATCACGCTCATTTTACCTGCGGCAT ATCACGCTTCAAACACGGAAGATGTTCAATCCACCGTCAAATTGTTGCTCGAAGACGGGGCTCCGGACCCTCCTGATGCGTCCCTACGAGGTCTTCTTATCCTATCCCGAGGCACTTCCATCATCCTGCTTGCTACATACCTTGGTTATCTCTACTTTCAACTGCGTACGCATGCTCAACTTTTCGAAGCTGAACAAgccgaagatgaggaagccGAAGTCGCATCCATGGATCAGTGGAGTGCCGGTGCATGGCTGGTCATAATCACCGTCATCACCGCCTTCTGTGCCGACATTCTCGTTGGCAGTATCGATGAGACAGCCGAACAATGGCATATCCCCAAAAG TATTCAGATTGCTGCAGGCATGATTCCCTTACTCGTAATCATTGCCTGGCCTTTGCAAAAGAATTTGACCCTCTTTTTT GCCAATTTTGAGACCATTGTGCTGTTTGTCTCCGTCATGCTCGTCAATCTGTTATTGCAAGATG GTCGAACCAACTACATGGAGGGTGTGATGT TGATGTCGCTCTATTTGGTCATCGCATTGAGTTACCTTGTTTAG